From the Saccharobesus litoralis genome, one window contains:
- the apaG gene encoding Co2+/Mg2+ efflux protein ApaG — MTNPINNIQVEAVSRFVPDQSQPDADRYVFAYTITITNKGQQSAKLINRYWLITDSNGKKNEVSGSGVIGQQPKLLPGESFEYTSGSVVETPVATMQGYYEMVGNDGVPFKAPIDVFRLAIPNILN; from the coding sequence ATGACGAATCCAATCAATAATATACAAGTGGAAGCGGTCAGCCGTTTTGTACCGGATCAGTCGCAGCCTGATGCGGACCGTTATGTATTTGCGTATACGATAACTATCACTAATAAAGGCCAACAATCAGCTAAGTTAATCAACCGTTATTGGTTGATCACAGATAGTAATGGCAAAAAGAACGAAGTGAGTGGGTCGGGCGTTATTGGCCAGCAACCTAAATTGTTACCCGGTGAAAGTTTCGAATATACCAGTGGCTCTGTGGTTGAAACGCCAGTCGCGACAATGCAGGGGTATTATGAAATGGTGGGTAATGATGGAGTACCATTTAAAGCACCAATCGATGTATTTCGCTTAGCGATCCCTAATATTCTGAACTAA
- a CDS encoding symmetrical bis(5'-nucleosyl)-tetraphosphatase translates to MASYFVGDIQGCYGSLCRLLEQVKFDPAQDILYPVGDLVARGEDSLSVAKLMLELGASVKPVLGNHDLHLLAVYSGLKKAKDSDKLQPLLTSHIIDDYCFWLRQQPLVIAWQDVVVSHAGWYPLWDKTTLLNNAQLVTRRLQCDDFVYWLELMYGNKPNHPSEVETEVGQFRFAVNALTRMRYLTKKTELELKAKMPVKDAPKTLKPWFKLQSAEMRKHTVIFGHWASLLGKTGQANLYALDTGSVWGNQMTMLRWQDKALFKA, encoded by the coding sequence ATGGCAAGCTATTTTGTTGGTGATATCCAAGGCTGCTACGGCAGCCTTTGTCGTTTATTGGAACAAGTAAAATTTGATCCCGCACAGGATATTTTGTATCCAGTAGGTGATTTAGTCGCGCGCGGTGAAGACTCATTGAGTGTGGCTAAATTAATGCTTGAGCTAGGCGCAAGTGTTAAACCTGTATTGGGTAATCATGATTTACACTTATTAGCCGTTTATAGCGGTTTGAAAAAAGCCAAAGACAGCGACAAGCTACAGCCATTATTAACCAGTCATATTATTGATGATTATTGCTTTTGGTTACGCCAGCAGCCATTAGTGATTGCATGGCAGGATGTGGTTGTGAGTCATGCAGGTTGGTATCCGCTATGGGATAAAACGACATTATTAAATAACGCTCAGCTTGTAACTCGACGCTTACAGTGTGACGATTTTGTTTATTGGCTGGAATTGATGTACGGCAATAAGCCTAATCACCCTAGTGAAGTTGAAACCGAAGTTGGCCAATTTCGTTTTGCAGTCAATGCCTTAACGCGAATGCGTTACTTAACTAAAAAAACTGAGCTAGAGTTAAAAGCCAAAATGCCAGTTAAGGATGCACCAAAAACTTTAAAGCCATGGTTTAAACTGCAGTCAGCAGAAATGCGTAAGCACACGGTAATCTTTGGCCACTGGGCTTCATTACTGGGTAAAACTGGCCAAGCTAATTTATATGCGTTAGATACAGGCAGTGTGTGGGGCAATCAAATGACAATGTTGAGGTGGCAAGATAAAGCGTTGTTTAAAGCTTAA
- a CDS encoding alginate export family protein: MKNLKKTLLSTSVTLLALSVNPAAYADKYTDALVNGKVKGEINVRFEGADQDIPNKDTATALTARTRFTYTTGTVDGFSAVFGVTNTFAILDSYNDKTPTGDTKYAVVADPETTEIDQGFIQYKADGLTAKLGNQVITFDGHRHIGHVGWRQNRQTFDGFSANYTEGDYSLSYAYINQRNRIFAEAADIDSSDHLFNGSLKLGAGKLVGYAYLLEGENPGAEDELSTFGVSYTGKAGDFGYTVEFATQSYEKGTMDADADYLFLEGSYNFDGITAKLGYESLGSDGGAYGFQTPLATGHKFNGWADLFLKTPDAGLVDLYGSVATKAMGGKVVAAYHLFDADSGNGDLGSELDLLYVKPISKVYTAGVKAAFYSAGDDFGVDTSRVWAWVEAKF; this comes from the coding sequence ATGAAAAACCTTAAAAAAACACTTCTAAGTACTTCTGTTACTTTACTAGCGTTATCTGTTAATCCAGCTGCGTATGCTGACAAATACACAGATGCCTTAGTTAACGGTAAAGTTAAAGGCGAAATTAATGTTCGTTTTGAAGGTGCCGATCAAGATATTCCAAACAAAGATACTGCAACTGCATTAACGGCTCGTACCCGTTTCACTTATACAACTGGTACAGTTGATGGTTTCTCAGCTGTATTTGGTGTAACAAACACTTTCGCTATTTTAGATAGCTACAATGACAAAACACCAACTGGTGATACTAAATATGCTGTTGTTGCCGATCCTGAAACCACTGAAATTGACCAAGGTTTCATTCAATACAAAGCTGACGGCTTAACGGCTAAATTAGGTAACCAAGTTATTACGTTCGACGGTCACCGTCACATTGGTCACGTTGGCTGGCGCCAAAACCGTCAAACGTTTGATGGTTTCAGTGCAAATTACACCGAAGGCGATTACTCACTAAGCTATGCTTATATTAATCAACGTAACCGTATCTTTGCTGAAGCAGCTGATATAGATTCTAGCGACCACTTATTCAATGGCTCTTTAAAGCTAGGTGCTGGAAAATTAGTCGGTTATGCCTATTTACTTGAAGGTGAAAACCCAGGTGCAGAAGACGAATTAAGTACTTTTGGTGTTAGCTATACTGGTAAGGCTGGTGACTTTGGCTATACAGTAGAATTCGCTACACAAAGCTACGAAAAAGGCACAATGGACGCTGATGCTGATTACCTATTCTTGGAAGGTTCATATAACTTTGACGGTATTACCGCTAAATTAGGTTATGAATCTCTTGGTTCTGACGGTGGAGCATACGGATTCCAAACACCATTAGCGACTGGTCATAAATTTAACGGTTGGGCTGATTTATTCCTTAAAACACCTGATGCCGGCTTAGTTGATCTTTATGGTTCTGTCGCAACAAAAGCTATGGGCGGTAAAGTAGTTGCTGCTTACCACTTATTCGATGCTGACTCAGGTAATGGTGACTTAGGTAGTGAGTTAGACTTACTTTATGTTAAACCTATTAGTAAAGTGTACACAGCTGGTGTTAAAGCAGCATTTTACAGTGCGGGTGACGATTTTGGTGTTGATACAAGCCGCGTTTGGGCATGGGTAGAAGCTAAATTCTAA
- a CDS encoding ABC transporter ATP-binding protein, with product MSVEHPHLLISQCGIEFPTPKGPFRALRDVDLAIEKGEFVSLIGHSGCGKSTVLNIVAGLYQATEGGVLLNNKEVNEPGPERAVVFQNHSLLPWLSAYENVELAVKQVFNKTMSKSEMKDWVNHNLELVHMSHAADKRPDEISGGMKQRVGIARALAMKPEVLLMDEPFGALDALTRAHLQDSLMEIQKDLGNTVIMITHDVDEAVLLSDRIVMMTNGPAATIGEILDVDLPRPRNRLELAEDPKYVHYRSEVLKFLYEKQRKVEPIDNKKQQKKKAETAAA from the coding sequence ATGTCAGTAGAACATCCACATTTATTAATTTCGCAGTGCGGTATTGAATTTCCAACTCCTAAAGGTCCGTTTCGCGCGTTACGTGATGTTGATTTAGCTATCGAAAAAGGCGAATTCGTTTCATTAATTGGCCACTCAGGTTGTGGTAAATCAACCGTACTCAACATTGTTGCCGGCTTGTATCAAGCAACTGAAGGCGGTGTATTACTTAACAATAAAGAAGTTAACGAGCCAGGTCCTGAGCGTGCTGTTGTCTTCCAAAACCACTCGTTATTACCTTGGTTATCTGCTTATGAAAATGTTGAGCTTGCGGTTAAGCAAGTTTTCAATAAGACCATGAGTAAAAGTGAAATGAAAGATTGGGTGAATCACAACCTAGAGTTAGTTCACATGTCTCATGCCGCTGATAAGCGCCCAGATGAAATTTCTGGTGGTATGAAACAACGAGTTGGCATAGCTCGTGCTTTAGCTATGAAGCCAGAAGTTTTGCTAATGGACGAACCTTTTGGCGCATTGGACGCGCTAACCCGTGCACATTTACAAGATTCTTTGATGGAGATCCAAAAAGATTTAGGTAACACGGTTATTATGATTACGCATGACGTTGACGAGGCAGTGTTGTTATCAGATCGCATTGTAATGATGACTAATGGCCCAGCAGCGACTATTGGGGAAATTTTAGACGTAGATTTACCGCGTCCAAGAAATCGCCTTGAATTAGCTGAAGATCCAAAATACGTGCACTACCGCTCTGAAGTATTGAAGTTCTTATACGAGAAGCAGCGCAAAGTAGAGCCAATTGACAATAAAAAACAACAAAAGAAAAAAGCAGAAACCGCCGCTGCTTAA
- a CDS encoding ABC transporter permease codes for MSTLAKFPEIKTFLTSEVVNYWTRVALLPITGLVVFLFCWHIVAKSIDTSLGQFPGPTQTFEQAKTLIDEHYEEREKEVAFIERQEKRNAKKLEKNPDAKVKIRPYTGKPTFFDQIWTSLYTVMVGFLIASVIAVPLGIVCGLSQSAYAAINPLIQLFKPVSPLAWLPLVTMVVSAVYVSDDPMFSKSFLTSALTVALCCLWPTLINTAVGVSAVPQDLINVSKVLRLSRFGHVAKIVMPCSIPMIFTGLRLSLGIGWMVLIAAEMLAQNPGLGKFVWDEFQNGSSDSLARIMVAVLVIGIIGFILDRVMLMIQKYVSWDKNATLR; via the coding sequence ATGAGTACATTAGCAAAATTTCCCGAAATAAAGACTTTTCTAACCAGTGAAGTCGTCAACTACTGGACACGCGTTGCCTTATTACCAATTACAGGTCTCGTAGTTTTTCTTTTCTGCTGGCATATCGTCGCCAAAAGTATTGATACCTCATTAGGCCAATTTCCTGGCCCAACCCAAACTTTTGAGCAAGCCAAAACATTAATTGACGAACATTACGAAGAACGCGAAAAAGAAGTCGCATTTATTGAACGTCAAGAAAAGCGTAATGCAAAGAAATTAGAAAAAAATCCTGACGCAAAAGTTAAAATTCGCCCTTATACGGGTAAGCCAACTTTCTTTGATCAAATTTGGACCAGTTTATACACAGTTATGGTGGGCTTCTTAATAGCGTCTGTCATTGCTGTTCCATTAGGTATTGTTTGTGGTCTTAGCCAAAGCGCCTATGCCGCGATCAACCCACTTATTCAGTTATTCAAACCTGTATCACCATTAGCATGGTTGCCGTTAGTGACCATGGTAGTCAGTGCAGTGTATGTTTCTGATGACCCTATGTTCTCAAAATCATTCTTAACATCTGCTTTGACAGTTGCACTATGTTGTTTATGGCCAACTTTGATTAACACTGCAGTGGGTGTATCTGCCGTGCCGCAAGATTTAATCAATGTCAGTAAAGTATTACGTTTAAGTCGTTTTGGTCATGTTGCAAAAATAGTTATGCCTTGTTCAATCCCAATGATTTTCACCGGTCTGCGTTTATCGCTTGGTATAGGTTGGATGGTATTGATTGCCGCCGAAATGCTAGCGCAAAACCCAGGTTTAGGTAAGTTTGTTTGGGACGAGTTCCAAAATGGTAGCTCAGACTCACTAGCTCGCATCATGGTTGCAGTATTAGTGATTGGTATTATCGGTTTCATCTTAGACCGCGTCATGCTGATGATACAAAAGTACGTAAGCTGGGACAAAAATGCCACTTTACGTTAA
- a CDS encoding CmpA/NrtA family ABC transporter substrate-binding protein codes for MQFTKKVTSTFVRKALKTVATLSAVASLAISGNALAELGEPEKEDLKFGFIKLTDMAPLAVAYEKGYFEDEGLYVTLEAQANWKVLLDRVIDGQLDGAHMLAGQPLGATIGFGTQADIITAFSMDLNGNGITVSNEIWKQMKPNIPKMADGRPVHPIKADALKPVVEKYKDEGKPFNMGMVFPVSTHNYELRYWLAAGGIHPGYYAPHKGDTSGTIGADALLSVTPPPQMPATMEAGTIYGYCVGEPWNQQAVFKGIGVPVVTDYEIWKDNPEKVFGVNKQWSDKYPNTHIRVVKAMIRAAMWLDANNNANRPEAVKILSKSQYVGADYDVIANSMTGTFEYEKGDKREVPDFNVFFRHNATYPYYSDAIWYLTQMRRWGQIEEKKSDTWYKDIAKKVYRPDIYAQAAKALVADGVAKASDFPNFKTETGYKPKQTHFIDNIVYDGTKPNAYLEQFEIGLKGSTKL; via the coding sequence ATGCAATTCACTAAAAAGGTTACAAGCACTTTTGTTCGCAAAGCGCTAAAAACTGTTGCAACACTTTCGGCGGTTGCCTCATTGGCAATCAGTGGTAATGCCCTAGCAGAACTAGGTGAACCAGAAAAAGAAGATTTAAAATTCGGTTTCATCAAGTTAACTGATATGGCGCCTTTAGCTGTAGCCTATGAAAAAGGTTACTTCGAAGACGAAGGTTTATACGTAACTTTAGAAGCGCAAGCTAACTGGAAAGTACTACTTGACCGCGTAATTGATGGTCAATTAGATGGTGCTCACATGCTTGCAGGTCAACCTTTAGGTGCAACCATAGGTTTCGGTACTCAAGCCGACATCATTACTGCATTTTCAATGGATTTAAACGGTAACGGCATTACGGTTTCTAATGAAATTTGGAAACAAATGAAGCCAAACATTCCAAAAATGGCTGATGGCCGTCCAGTTCACCCAATCAAAGCCGATGCGTTAAAGCCGGTTGTTGAAAAATACAAAGACGAAGGTAAGCCTTTCAACATGGGTATGGTATTCCCAGTATCAACCCACAACTATGAATTACGTTACTGGCTAGCAGCTGGCGGTATTCACCCTGGTTACTACGCACCGCACAAAGGTGATACATCAGGTACAATCGGCGCTGATGCTTTACTTTCTGTTACACCACCACCACAAATGCCAGCCACTATGGAAGCGGGCACTATCTACGGTTACTGTGTAGGTGAACCTTGGAACCAACAAGCGGTATTTAAAGGTATTGGTGTTCCCGTTGTGACTGACTACGAAATTTGGAAAGACAACCCAGAAAAAGTATTCGGTGTTAACAAGCAATGGTCTGATAAATACCCTAACACTCACATCCGCGTAGTTAAAGCGATGATCCGTGCAGCAATGTGGTTAGATGCTAACAACAATGCTAACCGTCCAGAAGCAGTAAAAATCTTATCTAAGAGCCAGTATGTTGGTGCTGATTACGACGTAATCGCTAACTCTATGACAGGTACGTTCGAGTACGAAAAAGGCGACAAGCGTGAAGTACCTGATTTCAACGTATTCTTCCGTCATAACGCGACTTACCCTTACTACTCAGATGCTATCTGGTACTTAACGCAAATGCGTCGTTGGGGTCAAATCGAAGAGAAGAAATCAGACACTTGGTACAAAGATATTGCTAAAAAAGTTTATCGTCCAGACATCTATGCTCAAGCAGCTAAAGCATTAGTGGCAGACGGCGTAGCTAAAGCTTCTGATTTCCCTAACTTTAAAACTGAAACAGGCTACAAACCAAAACAAACACATTTCATCGACAACATTGTGTATGACGGTACTAAGCCAAACGCTTACTTAGAGCAGTTCGAAATCGGTCTTAAAGGTAGCACTAAACTTTAA
- a CDS encoding DUF3369 domain-containing protein codes for MSNDFLFCDDNDLVEEVVSAPQKSWKILIIDDEADVHQVTKLVLRGFQLEEADLEFISAYSAKEAREVLAQHDDIAVAFVDVVMETNHAGLELVKYIRQDLKNKLIRLVLRTGQPGQAPEEAVIRDYDINDYKNKTELTDIKLKTLMYAALRSYRDLKTIQEHQKGLEKIIGSTMNFLECDSISAFGSVVLEQVANLLGMQDDKIYCCAAVNDDKHDIDFRLLALCDPDYPTRSSSTEIPDNIQLLFEQAHNQKTSIHGEDFFIGYFTTQRGLENLLYVGNSEKLEQTQHDLLEFFSNNFAVAYDNIRLRELIKDSQKELSYILGEAVEKRSKETGSHVKRVANFSYMLAKLSGLDSNICEHIKLASPLHDVGKVGIPDKILNKPAKLDNEEWAIMQTHAKLGYDVLSQSTNEILQLGAVISYQHHEKWDGSGYPQGLQGNDIHIVGRITALADVFDALASERCYKPAWPLDKVIDLLKDQRGKHFDPQLVDLLLDNLDEFIAIRDAFPDPDT; via the coding sequence ATGAGTAACGACTTTCTTTTTTGTGACGACAATGATTTAGTTGAAGAGGTAGTGTCTGCCCCGCAAAAAAGCTGGAAAATACTAATAATTGATGACGAAGCCGATGTTCACCAAGTAACCAAATTGGTGCTAAGGGGCTTCCAATTGGAAGAGGCTGACCTCGAATTTATTAGTGCCTATTCAGCCAAGGAAGCTCGCGAGGTATTAGCTCAACATGATGATATTGCTGTCGCGTTTGTCGACGTTGTCATGGAAACTAACCACGCGGGTCTAGAGTTAGTTAAATATATTCGTCAAGATCTTAAAAACAAGCTTATCCGTCTTGTGCTGCGCACGGGGCAACCTGGTCAAGCGCCAGAAGAAGCGGTTATTCGTGACTATGATATTAACGACTATAAAAATAAAACTGAACTAACCGACATTAAGTTAAAAACTTTAATGTACGCTGCCTTGCGCTCGTACCGAGATTTAAAGACTATTCAAGAGCATCAAAAAGGCTTAGAGAAAATAATAGGCTCCACGATGAATTTTCTTGAATGTGACTCAATTAGTGCTTTTGGCTCGGTGGTACTTGAGCAAGTTGCCAATTTATTAGGTATGCAAGACGATAAAATATATTGCTGTGCTGCGGTCAATGATGACAAACACGACATTGATTTTCGTTTACTTGCCTTATGTGACCCTGATTACCCTACCCGTTCTAGCTCAACAGAGATACCGGATAATATTCAACTTTTATTTGAGCAAGCGCACAATCAAAAAACTTCTATTCATGGTGAAGACTTTTTTATTGGTTACTTTACTACGCAACGTGGTTTAGAAAATTTACTGTATGTTGGAAACAGCGAGAAATTAGAACAAACCCAGCATGATTTATTAGAGTTTTTCTCGAATAACTTTGCGGTGGCTTATGACAACATTCGTTTACGCGAATTAATTAAGGATTCGCAAAAAGAACTGAGCTATATACTCGGCGAAGCAGTAGAAAAACGCTCAAAAGAGACAGGTAGCCATGTTAAACGAGTGGCTAATTTCAGTTATATGCTAGCCAAACTCAGTGGCTTAGATTCCAATATATGCGAGCATATAAAGCTGGCCTCTCCATTACATGATGTCGGTAAAGTCGGGATCCCAGATAAAATTTTAAATAAACCGGCTAAATTAGATAATGAAGAATGGGCCATTATGCAAACCCACGCCAAACTGGGTTATGACGTGTTGAGCCAATCCACTAATGAGATCTTACAACTAGGCGCGGTCATTTCATATCAACATCATGAAAAATGGGATGGCTCTGGTTATCCACAAGGGTTACAGGGCAACGATATCCACATTGTTGGGCGTATCACCGCGCTGGCGGATGTATTTGATGCATTAGCCAGCGAACGTTGCTATAAACCCGCTTGGCCATTAGACAAAGTCATCGATTTACTTAAAGATCAACGTGGTAAACATTTTGATCCTCAGCTAGTCGATTTATTGCTCGATAATTTAGATGAGTTTATAGCCATCCGTGATGCTTTCCCCGACCCTGACACTTAA
- a CDS encoding sensor histidine kinase translates to MPSDRVERQLSDFESRMAIAMETTNTTFWELNYTSQQYYVIKADKGHCTNIVSPWLGEETLRLFMHPDDVQMAYKGLQDVAEIGGQVMEMRCRVAKHALQASRYLQSDVPKEWEWMLFSGRRVDASSLGANDNHVVVAGSMQNIAQLQQAEDSLTELTHDLEKRVSERTAELNRSYQEVADSILELQQAQDQLVESKKMAALGSMVAGVAHEVNTPLGICVTALSHIKTVVDQLEQKYKQNKLSRTDLEHLFSETQDGVSLTLSNVERASNLIKSFKQVSVEQSNEDAHEFELVELIKDSIDTVRPRFKNSVHQVKFDGQLPINMCSHAGAISQIIINFMINSLTHGFDNEKPGEMEILVSEVGDDEVLLIYRDNGKGIKAENLFKIFDPFFTTNRQQGNTGLGMNITYNLVNQKLKGQIIVNSLVDQGAEFYIRIPKRLDKLKKK, encoded by the coding sequence ATGCCAAGTGATCGAGTAGAAAGACAGTTATCTGATTTTGAGTCGCGTATGGCGATTGCCATGGAAACGACCAACACCACGTTCTGGGAATTAAACTACACCAGTCAGCAATATTATGTGATTAAAGCGGATAAAGGTCATTGCACCAATATTGTTAGCCCTTGGTTAGGCGAAGAAACACTTAGGTTGTTTATGCATCCTGATGATGTGCAAATGGCCTATAAGGGGTTGCAGGATGTTGCTGAAATTGGTGGGCAAGTGATGGAAATGCGTTGTCGTGTGGCTAAGCATGCATTGCAAGCCAGCCGCTATTTACAGTCAGATGTGCCAAAAGAATGGGAGTGGATGTTATTTAGTGGTAGACGGGTTGATGCCAGTAGTTTAGGTGCCAATGATAACCATGTTGTTGTAGCCGGCAGTATGCAAAACATAGCGCAATTACAGCAAGCGGAAGATTCATTAACTGAATTAACCCATGATTTAGAAAAGCGAGTATCAGAGCGTACCGCTGAGCTTAATCGCTCATACCAAGAAGTGGCAGATAGCATATTAGAATTACAACAAGCGCAGGATCAGCTAGTTGAGTCAAAGAAAATGGCAGCCCTGGGCTCCATGGTTGCCGGTGTGGCACATGAAGTGAATACCCCTTTGGGTATTTGCGTCACGGCACTGAGCCATATTAAAACAGTAGTTGATCAGTTAGAACAAAAGTACAAGCAAAATAAATTGAGTCGCACAGACTTGGAGCATTTATTTTCTGAGACACAAGACGGAGTGAGTTTAACTTTATCTAATGTTGAGCGCGCCAGTAATTTAATCAAAAGTTTTAAACAAGTATCGGTTGAGCAGTCTAACGAAGATGCACATGAGTTTGAACTTGTCGAGCTGATTAAGGATTCCATTGATACGGTGCGGCCAAGGTTTAAAAATAGTGTGCACCAAGTTAAATTTGACGGCCAATTGCCAATCAATATGTGTAGTCATGCGGGGGCTATTTCGCAAATTATTATTAATTTTATGATTAACTCATTAACCCATGGTTTTGATAATGAAAAGCCAGGAGAAATGGAAATTCTGGTTTCAGAAGTGGGTGATGATGAAGTGCTATTGATTTATCGTGACAATGGTAAAGGAATTAAAGCGGAAAACTTATTTAAGATTTTCGACCCGTTTTTTACAACCAATCGTCAACAAGGCAATACAGGCCTAGGCATGAATATTACCTATAACTTGGTTAATCAAAAGCTCAAAGGTCAGATAATTGTCAATAGTCTTGTCGATCAAGGTGCTGAATTTTATATTCGCATTCCCAAACGTTTAGACAAACTTAAAAAAAAATAA
- a CDS encoding glycosyltransferase family protein, whose translation MGDFHQNGTITTLHNLADRTTEDIERELVGFSRTMPMTLVLPSLYSELQTDALEGIVQQLKDVPYLSQIVVGLDRATKEEFEHAKEYFGRLPQPLKILWNDGPRLRAVDEKLQKLDLAPKEPGKGRNVWYCYGYTLAQGNSKVIAMHDCDIKTYDRSLLARLVYPVANPSFRYQFSKGFYSRYADGKLNGRVCRLLVTPLLRALKQVCGSNDYIEYLDSFKYSLSGEFALRTDVIRNLRIPSDWGIEIGVLSELHRNYNERNICQVDIADCYDHKHQPLSKEDAEKGLSKMSTDITKAVFRKLATNGFVFTEEHFRTIKASYFRIALDFVEMYYNDAMFNGLQIDRHSEEEAVELFAKNIMEAGQQYLDKPMETPFIPSWNRIQAAEPDIFEQIYDAVELDNSNY comes from the coding sequence ATGGGTGATTTTCATCAAAACGGTACAATAACGACGCTACACAATTTAGCTGATCGCACAACTGAAGACATAGAGCGCGAACTAGTTGGTTTTTCCCGCACCATGCCAATGACATTGGTGCTGCCTTCACTGTACTCAGAGCTACAAACTGATGCACTCGAAGGTATAGTGCAACAACTAAAAGATGTACCTTATTTAAGCCAAATAGTCGTGGGCTTAGACCGAGCCACTAAAGAAGAATTTGAACATGCCAAAGAATATTTTGGCCGACTGCCTCAACCATTAAAGATTTTATGGAATGACGGCCCACGTTTACGCGCGGTAGACGAGAAATTACAAAAACTTGATCTTGCACCAAAGGAGCCAGGTAAAGGTCGTAATGTTTGGTATTGCTATGGTTACACCTTAGCCCAAGGTAATTCAAAAGTCATTGCTATGCATGACTGTGATATTAAAACCTATGACCGCAGCTTACTCGCGCGTTTAGTTTATCCTGTGGCTAATCCGTCTTTCCGTTACCAATTCTCAAAAGGATTTTATTCACGATACGCTGACGGTAAATTAAATGGTCGGGTTTGTCGTTTGTTAGTGACACCTTTACTACGGGCATTAAAGCAAGTTTGCGGCAGCAATGACTATATTGAATATTTAGATAGCTTTAAATATTCACTATCTGGTGAATTTGCTCTGCGTACTGACGTGATCCGCAATTTGCGTATTCCAAGTGACTGGGGCATTGAGATAGGTGTGCTATCTGAATTGCATCGTAATTATAACGAACGCAATATCTGTCAGGTTGACATTGCTGATTGTTATGACCACAAACACCAGCCACTATCTAAAGAAGATGCCGAAAAAGGCTTGTCCAAAATGAGTACGGATATTACTAAAGCTGTTTTTCGTAAACTCGCTACCAATGGCTTTGTATTTACCGAAGAGCACTTCCGCACCATTAAAGCTAGCTATTTCAGGATCGCATTAGACTTTGTTGAAATGTACTACAATGATGCAATGTTCAACGGCTTACAAATAGACCGTCATAGTGAAGAAGAAGCGGTTGAATTGTTTGCTAAAAATATAATGGAAGCAGGTCAACAGTACTTAGATAAACCCATGGAAACGCCTTTTATTCCAAGCTGGAATCGCATTCAAGCAGCCGAACCCGACATTTTTGAGCAAATTTATGATGCGGTTGAGCTAGATAATTCAAACTACTAG